From one Streptomyces mobaraensis genomic stretch:
- a CDS encoding DUF5995 family protein, which yields MTGSGTARRAAVLAASLPLLLGPSAADPAGAAPAGAVPRALHCAGPPAGCVDEATGVLRRLRDGLGCDHRAPFAAVYTRLEESLGAAVRAGAFEEPAWAGGSLNTGFVNRYLAAYHADRAGRPVPAAWRAAFDAARAGDLNGGQDVLLAANAHIQRDMPYVLAALGPSDAREPDYERVQAVLDRAYQPAVEDVARRYDPLLALGDARWNPVARPTAHELFHLWRATAWEHARRLAAAGSPAARRRAEDAIESNATRWAVLLGVPGVPGYRAGRDAYCRTHGGGGR from the coding sequence GTGACCGGATCCGGAACGGCGCGGCGGGCGGCCGTCCTCGCCGCCTCGCTGCCGCTCCTGCTCGGCCCGTCGGCCGCGGACCCCGCCGGGGCGGCCCCGGCCGGCGCCGTACCGCGCGCCCTCCACTGCGCCGGGCCGCCCGCCGGCTGCGTGGACGAGGCGACCGGCGTGCTCCGCCGCCTCCGCGACGGCCTCGGCTGCGACCACCGGGCGCCCTTCGCCGCCGTCTACACACGGCTGGAGGAGTCGCTGGGGGCGGCCGTGCGCGCGGGCGCGTTCGAGGAACCGGCCTGGGCGGGCGGCAGCCTCAACACCGGCTTCGTCAACCGCTACCTGGCCGCCTACCACGCCGACCGGGCCGGCCGCCCGGTCCCGGCCGCCTGGCGCGCCGCCTTCGACGCCGCCCGCGCGGGCGACCTCAACGGCGGCCAGGACGTGCTGCTCGCCGCCAACGCCCATATCCAGCGCGACATGCCGTACGTCCTCGCCGCGCTCGGCCCGAGCGACGCGCGCGAACCGGACTACGAGCGCGTCCAGGCCGTCCTCGACCGCGCCTACCAGCCCGCCGTCGAGGACGTCGCCCGGCGCTACGACCCCCTCCTCGCCCTCGGCGACGCCCGCTGGAACCCGGTCGCCCGGCCCACCGCGCACGAGCTGTTCCACCTGTGGCGCGCGACCGCCTGGGAACACGCCCGCCGGCTGGCGGCCGCCGGGAGCCCCGCGGCCCGGCGGCGGGCCGAGGACGCGATCGAGTCGAACGCCACGCGCTGGGCGGTGCTGCTGGGCGTCCCCGGCGTCCCGGGGTACCGGGCGGGGCGCGACGCCTACTGCCGGACGCACGGGGGCGGGGGACGGTAG
- a CDS encoding arylamine N-acetyltransferase family protein has product MTSPRSGQPRTGQEWHGDLLDLDAYLERIGYAGERRPTREALRALHRAHVTSIPFENFDVILGVPVRLDVESVQEKLVRRRRGGYCFEHVVLFAAALERLGFRFTGLLGRVTLGADKLLPATHALLAVEAEDDGRTWLCDVGFGSGPLEPIELADGVEADFEGRRFRVERRPGERGIDDWWLHEHRSDGWLDRHTFTLAPHHTIDYVVGNHYVSTHPRSPFVRRPFAQRFAADRLIVLDAAAVTTVRTDGSRTERKVEADEFGACLAEEFGITLPAEDAARLAARLDTA; this is encoded by the coding sequence ATGACCTCGCCGCGCAGCGGTCAGCCGAGGACCGGCCAGGAATGGCACGGCGACCTGCTGGACCTGGACGCCTATCTGGAGCGGATCGGGTACGCGGGCGAGCGCCGGCCCACCCGGGAGGCGCTGCGGGCGCTGCACCGGGCGCACGTCACGTCGATCCCGTTCGAGAACTTCGACGTGATCCTCGGGGTCCCGGTCCGGCTGGACGTGGAGTCGGTCCAGGAGAAGCTGGTGCGGCGGCGCCGCGGCGGTTACTGCTTCGAGCACGTCGTCCTGTTCGCCGCCGCGCTCGAAAGACTCGGCTTCCGCTTCACCGGTCTGCTGGGCCGGGTCACGCTCGGCGCGGACAAGCTGCTCCCCGCCACCCACGCCCTGCTGGCCGTCGAGGCCGAGGACGACGGGCGGACGTGGCTCTGCGACGTCGGCTTCGGGTCCGGCCCCCTGGAGCCGATCGAGCTGGCCGACGGCGTGGAGGCGGACTTCGAGGGCCGGCGGTTCCGGGTGGAACGGCGCCCGGGGGAACGGGGGATCGACGACTGGTGGCTGCACGAGCACCGCTCCGACGGCTGGCTCGACCGCCACACCTTCACCCTGGCTCCGCACCACACCATCGACTACGTCGTCGGCAACCACTACGTCTCCACCCACCCCCGCTCCCCGTTCGTCCGGCGCCCCTTCGCCCAGCGGTTCGCCGCCGACCGGCTGATCGTGCTCGACGCCGCCGCCGTGACCACCGTCCGCACGGACGGCTCCCGCACCGAGCGCAAGGTGGAGGCCGACGAGTTCGGGGCGTGCCTCGCCGAGGAGTTCGGCATCACCCTGCCCGCGGAGGACGCCGCGCGCCTCGCCGCCCGGCTCGACACGGCCTGA
- a CDS encoding alpha/beta fold hydrolase gives MPHAIAADGTRIAYQVRGSGAPLVLLAGQANSHHWWDTVRADFHPARSTITLDHRGTGDSDKPERPYSTEEFADDAVAVLDDLGIGRADVYGTSMGGRVAQWMAVRHPHRVRRLVLGCTSPGVRGVVAGEAVRTALADPDPAAAERTLLDLMYTPGWRAAHPGPYAVLGDPAMPGHARRRHRLASARHDAWDALPRVTAPTLVVHGTDDLFNPTENAHLLAGRIPGARTHLVRGGRHAYFEEFRAEASPLVLDFLTAGP, from the coding sequence ATGCCGCACGCCATCGCCGCCGACGGAACCCGGATCGCCTACCAGGTGCGGGGCTCCGGAGCCCCCCTCGTCCTGCTCGCCGGGCAGGCCAACTCCCACCACTGGTGGGACACCGTCCGCGCCGACTTCCACCCGGCCCGCAGCACCATCACCCTCGACCACCGGGGCACCGGCGACAGCGACAAGCCCGAACGCCCCTACAGCACCGAGGAGTTCGCCGACGACGCCGTGGCCGTCCTCGACGACCTGGGCATCGGACGGGCGGACGTCTACGGGACGTCGATGGGCGGCCGGGTCGCGCAGTGGATGGCGGTCCGGCACCCGCACCGGGTGCGCCGGCTGGTGCTGGGCTGTACGTCCCCCGGCGTCCGGGGCGTGGTGGCCGGCGAGGCGGTCCGTACGGCCCTGGCCGATCCGGACCCGGCGGCGGCCGAACGGACGCTGCTGGACCTGATGTACACCCCCGGCTGGCGGGCCGCGCACCCCGGCCCGTACGCCGTGCTCGGGGACCCGGCCATGCCGGGCCACGCGCGGCGGCGGCACCGCCTGGCAAGCGCGCGGCACGACGCCTGGGACGCCTTGCCGCGCGTCACCGCGCCCACCCTCGTCGTCCACGGCACCGACGACCTCTTCAACCCCACCGAGAACGCGCACCTCCTCGCCGGCCGCATCCCGGGTGCCCGGACGCACCTCGTCCGAGGCGGCCGCCACGCCTACTTCGAGGAGTTCCGGGCGGAGGCGAGCCCGCTGGTGCTCGACTTCCTGACCGCGGGGCCCTGA
- a CDS encoding carboxylate-amine ligase produces MTSRGWWAARPEEHRAPGSAEGAPRADRGPGSLTLGAEEEYLLVDPVSRRLRPDAEKVVAEAAAELGGRVTRELTRYQVEVRTEPHRDLAGFADEIRSLRRTVARAAARHGLAVVSSGTPVVAQPGPTAFSDGARYARSVAEFGALDDEQSVCACHVHLGIPDPDLALRVSNHLRARLPVLIALAANSPFWQGRDTGYAGWRTMTWARWPAAGPPPYLASLAHFEDLVAELAATGAVMDRSGLYWDIRPSHHVPTLEIRAADAASSAADTVLLAALVRAAAATALADIEAGKPPLRPSDELLRAAYWRAARDGFSGAGVDVEAGRLVPATALVERFLAGLRPDVLRRDDMAAIRAGWARLRAHGNGADRQRAAYRVRRSLTDVVDHLIADASGPGPEDPLPGGR; encoded by the coding sequence ATGACCAGTAGAGGGTGGTGGGCGGCACGTCCGGAAGAGCACCGCGCGCCGGGTTCCGCCGAGGGCGCGCCGCGCGCCGACCGGGGCCCCGGGTCCCTGACCCTGGGGGCCGAGGAGGAGTACCTGCTCGTCGACCCGGTCTCCCGGCGGCTGCGGCCGGACGCGGAGAAGGTGGTGGCCGAGGCCGCCGCGGAGCTCGGCGGGCGGGTCACCCGCGAACTCACGCGTTACCAGGTCGAGGTGCGCACGGAACCGCACCGCGACCTCGCCGGATTCGCCGACGAGATCCGGTCGCTGCGCCGCACGGTGGCCCGGGCGGCCGCGCGCCACGGGCTGGCCGTCGTCTCCAGCGGTACGCCCGTGGTCGCGCAGCCGGGGCCGACGGCGTTCAGCGACGGGGCGCGTTACGCGCGGAGCGTCGCGGAGTTCGGCGCCCTGGACGACGAACAGAGCGTCTGCGCCTGCCATGTGCACCTCGGCATCCCCGACCCGGACCTCGCCCTCCGCGTCTCCAACCACCTCCGTGCCCGGCTGCCCGTCCTGATCGCGCTGGCGGCCAACTCCCCCTTCTGGCAGGGGCGCGACACCGGTTACGCGGGCTGGCGCACGATGACGTGGGCCCGCTGGCCGGCCGCCGGCCCGCCGCCGTACCTCGCCTCCCTCGCCCACTTCGAGGATCTCGTCGCGGAGCTCGCCGCGACCGGGGCGGTCATGGACCGCTCCGGCCTGTACTGGGACATCAGGCCCTCGCACCACGTGCCGACGCTGGAGATCAGGGCCGCCGACGCCGCGTCCTCCGCCGCGGACACCGTCCTGCTGGCGGCGCTCGTCAGGGCGGCGGCCGCCACGGCCCTGGCCGACATCGAGGCCGGGAAGCCCCCGCTCCGGCCGTCGGACGAACTCCTCCGCGCCGCGTACTGGCGTGCGGCGCGCGACGGATTCTCCGGTGCGGGCGTCGACGTGGAGGCCGGACGGCTCGTCCCCGCGACCGCGCTCGTGGAGCGCTTCCTGGCCGGCCTCCGCCCCGACGTGCTGCGCCGCGACGACATGGCGGCGATCCGCGCCGGCTGGGCGCGGCTGCGCGCCCACGGCAACGGCGCGGACCGGCAGCGCGCGGCGTACCGGGTCCGCCGCAGTCTCACCGACGTCGTGGACCACCTGATCGCGGACGCGTCCGGCCCAGGGCCGGAGGATCCGCTTCCGGGCGGCCGGTAA
- a CDS encoding universal stress protein, translating to MATEAEKETETGTTAIERVVVGVDGSAGSVAALRQGAREAARHGAVLCPVYAWAPPGGEAADAVSPAPSDVCAHWERAAATVVRETCEAAFGPAPPGTVLRPRAVRAAPGPALVALARDPGALLVVGTGEHGPLHRALHGSVSRHCLRHARCPVLVVHPSPADHRAAPVPNGRPYMDAPAGGPGEAPAGPVPVAAER from the coding sequence ATGGCCACGGAGGCGGAGAAGGAGACGGAGACGGGAACGACGGCGATCGAGCGCGTCGTCGTCGGAGTGGACGGTTCCGCGGGCAGCGTGGCGGCCCTCCGGCAGGGCGCCCGGGAGGCGGCCCGGCACGGCGCGGTCCTCTGCCCGGTGTACGCGTGGGCGCCGCCCGGCGGCGAGGCGGCCGACGCGGTCAGCCCCGCCCCGTCCGACGTGTGCGCGCACTGGGAGCGCGCGGCGGCGACCGTGGTGCGGGAGACCTGCGAGGCGGCGTTCGGCCCGGCCCCGCCGGGTACGGTCCTGCGCCCGCGCGCCGTACGCGCCGCCCCCGGGCCCGCGCTCGTGGCCCTCGCCCGCGACCCCGGCGCCCTCCTCGTGGTCGGCACCGGCGAGCACGGCCCGCTCCACCGCGCCCTGCACGGCTCGGTGAGCCGGCACTGCCTCCGGCACGCCCGCTGCCCGGTCCTCGTCGTCCACCCGTCCCCGGCGGACCACCGCGCGGCGCCGGTCCCGAACGGCAGGCCGTACATGGACGCACCGGCCGGCGGGCCGGGCGAGGCGCCGGCGGGCCCGGTCCCGGTGGCGGCGGAACGCTGA
- a CDS encoding response regulator transcription factor translates to MESDSGTQVTVVVADDHPVYREGITRGLRLDGRIDVVAEVGDGPAALDAVRRLEPRVALIDYRLPGLDGLAVLHAIVRDRLPTRALLLSATTDGAVVYRAVQEGAAGYLAKDAKRSEIVDAVLKVARGGQVVSEDLSGGLVDQIRLRADRDETVLSDRERQVLRGFAEGKSIPQLAGELYLGASTVKTHTQRLYEKLGVSDRAAAVAEAMRRGLLE, encoded by the coding sequence ATGGAGTCCGATTCCGGTACCCAGGTGACGGTGGTGGTCGCCGACGACCACCCGGTCTACCGCGAGGGCATCACCCGCGGCCTCCGGCTCGACGGCCGGATCGACGTGGTCGCCGAGGTGGGCGACGGACCCGCCGCCCTCGACGCCGTCCGCCGGCTGGAACCACGGGTGGCGCTGATCGACTACCGGCTCCCCGGCCTGGACGGCCTCGCCGTGCTGCACGCGATCGTCCGCGACCGGCTGCCCACCCGCGCCCTCCTGCTGTCCGCGACCACCGACGGCGCGGTCGTCTACCGGGCGGTCCAGGAGGGCGCCGCGGGCTATCTCGCCAAGGACGCCAAGCGCTCCGAGATCGTTGACGCCGTCCTGAAGGTCGCCCGCGGCGGGCAGGTCGTCTCCGAGGACCTCTCCGGCGGCCTGGTCGACCAGATCCGGCTGCGCGCCGACCGCGACGAGACGGTCCTCTCCGACCGCGAACGGCAGGTGCTCCGCGGCTTCGCGGAGGGCAAGAGCATCCCGCAGCTCGCCGGCGAGCTCTACCTGGGGGCGAGCACCGTCAAGACGCACACCCAGCGGCTCTACGAGAAGCTCGGGGTGTCCGACCGCGCCGCCGCCGTCGCCGAGGCGATGCGCCGGGGCCTCCTCGAATGA
- a CDS encoding MFS transporter: MTGDHPRRAAAPAPGERAPAPGKRADRWAVLAVLCASLLLVAMDATILNVALPSLVDHLHPGPLAQLWIIDIYGLVLGGLLVTSGAVGDRFGRKRMFLTGFVLFGLASVVAATADSSWQLILGRVLLGFGGAMVMPSTLSLIRAVFTDDRERALAIGIWAAVAGAGACLGPLIGGFLVERYGWSAAFWVNVPIVVVTVAAGLRLLPEYRAPQHGPLDRLGALLSVAGVVALAWGVKHVAKGSLAPADLGVLFLGVLLLALFARRQLASHDPLLDVRLFRNGPFLAAALATLLAMLAIGAALFLISLWLQYVHGYSPSQAGLRTLPSAAAMLAGSLASPWVMHRAGVRTVLAAGLGALVAGFLLLALTPVPNEYPVVAGVLALLGLGDGLAMTAAAAVLVSAVPPHRAGQAGAVSETAYELGVGLGVALLGSIHGAVFTGHMTGLPLRGADLDEARGSVGGAADVARRAGGETGRRVLDAAHTAFDDALTTTAYVSAGIVAAVTVLTVWLVPRGFKVTGGH; encoded by the coding sequence ATGACCGGCGACCACCCGCGCCGGGCCGCCGCCCCCGCGCCGGGCGAAAGGGCTCCCGCGCCGGGCAAGAGGGCGGACCGCTGGGCGGTCCTCGCGGTGCTGTGCGCCAGCCTGCTGCTGGTGGCGATGGACGCCACCATCCTCAACGTCGCCCTGCCGTCGCTCGTCGACCACCTGCACCCCGGCCCCCTCGCGCAACTCTGGATCATCGACATCTACGGCCTGGTCCTCGGCGGCCTGCTGGTCACCAGCGGCGCGGTCGGCGACCGCTTCGGCCGCAAACGGATGTTCCTGACCGGTTTCGTCCTCTTCGGCCTCGCCTCCGTGGTCGCCGCCACGGCCGACAGCTCCTGGCAGCTCATCCTCGGCCGCGTGCTGCTCGGCTTCGGCGGCGCCATGGTGATGCCGTCCACCCTGTCACTGATCCGGGCGGTCTTCACCGACGACCGCGAGCGGGCGCTCGCCATCGGCATCTGGGCGGCGGTGGCCGGCGCGGGCGCCTGCCTCGGCCCGCTCATCGGCGGGTTCCTCGTCGAGCGGTACGGCTGGTCGGCCGCGTTCTGGGTGAACGTCCCCATCGTCGTCGTGACGGTGGCGGCGGGCCTGCGCCTGCTCCCCGAGTACCGCGCGCCCCAGCACGGGCCCCTCGACCGGCTCGGCGCCCTGCTCTCCGTCGCCGGCGTCGTGGCCCTCGCCTGGGGTGTCAAACACGTCGCCAAGGGCAGCCTCGCCCCGGCCGACCTGGGCGTGCTTTTCCTCGGCGTGCTGCTGCTCGCCCTCTTCGCCCGGCGGCAGCTCGCCTCCCACGATCCCCTGCTGGACGTACGGCTGTTCCGGAACGGCCCCTTCCTGGCCGCCGCGCTGGCCACCCTGCTCGCCATGCTCGCGATCGGCGCCGCGCTGTTCCTGATCTCGCTGTGGCTCCAGTACGTGCACGGCTACTCGCCGTCGCAGGCCGGGCTGCGCACCCTGCCGTCGGCGGCGGCCATGCTCGCGGGCTCGCTCGCGTCGCCCTGGGTCATGCACCGCGCCGGCGTCCGCACGGTCCTCGCCGCCGGCCTCGGCGCGCTGGTCGCGGGCTTCCTGCTGCTCGCCCTGACCCCCGTGCCCAACGAGTACCCGGTCGTCGCCGGGGTCCTGGCGCTACTCGGCCTCGGCGACGGGCTGGCGATGACCGCCGCGGCCGCCGTGCTCGTCTCCGCCGTGCCCCCGCACCGCGCCGGGCAGGCGGGCGCCGTCTCCGAGACCGCCTACGAACTCGGCGTCGGCCTGGGCGTGGCCCTCCTCGGCAGCATCCACGGCGCCGTCTTCACCGGGCACATGACCGGACTGCCGCTCCGCGGCGCCGACCTGGACGAGGCCCGCGGCTCGGTCGGCGGCGCCGCCGACGTCGCCCGGCGCGCCGGCGGCGAGACCGGCCGGCGGGTCCTCGACGCGGCGCACACCGCCTTCGACGACGCGCTGACCACCACCGCGTACGTCTCCGCCGGCATCGTGGCGGCCGTCACCGTCCTGACGGTGTGGCTGGTACCGCGCGGGTTCAAGGTCACGGGCGGGCACTGA
- a CDS encoding Lrp/AsnC family transcriptional regulator gives MGDPAVLPKEPRYPRGTANDSSAAFDAVDRRLIGLLQAEGRITLSELGRRVRLSPAAVAERVRRLEGGGVITGYAAEVSPARLGYGVQAFVRVNPYPGYTLRHPAVTVLTDRPEVLEAHHVVGEDCWMLKVAVVDTGHLEEVLERVSAFGRTTTSVVLSSPVPRKTLLPAEPRPAG, from the coding sequence ATGGGAGATCCGGCCGTCCTGCCGAAAGAACCTCGGTATCCGCGCGGCACGGCCAACGATTCATCGGCGGCTTTCGACGCGGTCGACCGGCGCCTGATCGGCCTGCTCCAGGCCGAGGGCCGGATCACCCTCAGTGAACTGGGCCGCCGGGTGCGGCTGAGCCCGGCCGCGGTCGCCGAGCGGGTCCGGCGGCTGGAGGGCGGCGGGGTGATCACCGGGTACGCGGCCGAGGTGTCGCCGGCCCGGCTGGGGTACGGGGTCCAGGCGTTCGTCCGCGTGAACCCGTACCCCGGCTACACGCTGCGCCACCCGGCGGTCACCGTGCTCACGGACCGCCCGGAGGTGCTGGAGGCGCATCACGTCGTCGGCGAGGACTGCTGGATGCTGAAGGTCGCCGTGGTGGACACCGGGCATCTGGAGGAAGTGCTGGAGCGCGTCTCGGCGTTCGGGCGGACGACGACGTCGGTGGTGCTGTCGTCGCCCGTCCCGCGCAAGACGCTGCTGCCGGCCGAGCCGCGCCCGGCCGGCTGA
- a CDS encoding NAD-dependent epimerase/dehydratase family protein: MPRDGVPRDVCVIGGNRYFGKRLISRLLDAGATVTVVNRGSATPPPGAAHAVADRDDETALRTALGDRTFDVVLDQVCYTPVQADIARRVFTGRTRRYVMTSTIEVYDGVADASGPLPETAFDAASLPVDRAPAEPWSYGEGKRQAEAVFAADPAFPSVAVRTAHVLGGADDFTGRLAHYADRIRTGAPIAVPPAAHPSTFIHVDEIADFLFWTSGQEFTGPVNACSHGLVDAAELCRLLAARIPGGHAVLKAAPEGPYSPFAFDRFYAMDNSRATGLGYTFRDASAWLPDVFTDTLRESH; this comes from the coding sequence ATGCCACGCGACGGTGTACCGCGGGACGTCTGCGTCATCGGCGGGAATCGCTATTTCGGGAAACGGCTGATTTCCCGGCTGCTCGACGCGGGCGCGACGGTCACCGTCGTCAACCGGGGCTCCGCCACGCCCCCGCCCGGCGCCGCTCATGCCGTCGCCGACCGCGACGACGAGACGGCCCTGCGGACGGCCCTCGGCGACCGCACCTTCGACGTCGTCCTCGACCAGGTCTGCTACACGCCCGTCCAGGCGGACATCGCCCGCCGCGTCTTCACCGGCCGCACCCGGCGCTATGTGATGACCTCGACGATCGAGGTGTACGACGGTGTGGCCGACGCCTCCGGCCCGCTGCCGGAGACCGCCTTCGACGCCGCGTCCCTGCCGGTCGACCGCGCCCCGGCGGAGCCGTGGAGCTATGGCGAGGGCAAGCGCCAGGCCGAGGCCGTGTTCGCGGCCGACCCCGCCTTCCCGTCCGTCGCCGTGCGCACGGCCCATGTGCTGGGCGGCGCCGACGACTTCACCGGACGCCTCGCGCACTATGCCGACCGCATCCGGACGGGCGCCCCGATCGCCGTTCCGCCGGCCGCCCATCCGTCGACGTTCATTCACGTCGACGAAATAGCGGACTTCCTTTTCTGGACGTCCGGACAGGAATTCACCGGACCCGTGAACGCCTGCTCGCACGGGCTCGTCGACGCCGCCGAGCTGTGCCGGCTGCTCGCCGCACGCATTCCCGGCGGGCACGCGGTCCTGAAGGCCGCGCCCGAAGGCCCGTACTCGCCCTTCGCCTTCGACCGCTTCTACGCCATGGACAACTCCCGGGCGACCGGCCTGGGATACACCTTCCGTGACGCCTCGGCATGGCTGCCGGACGTCTTCACCGACACACTCCGGGAGAGCCACTGA